The region AAATAGGGTAAGTTTCCAActatttctctttttattgaaattaccCAACAAGTCATTTAGCACTTGTTTACATGATCATTTGGGAAAGACTTCAAACGAGCCTGCAAGTGTGTTGCAATATTTATGGGCTCCTCATGAATGTGATTAATCATGAAGTGAAGACAAAACGCCGACAGCCGAGGCGTGATTACAAAGATACGGGTAAGTTGGCATTAGAGAGAGAGATATTTTTACGATGCTACCACAAGTTTTATTTCTGGGCCAGTGGAGACTTCGAATTAACAGAGATACGAGAACCTAACGAATCGCAACGATCCAAAACGGAGCGCATTTGACAAGTTTATTGGACAAACAGAGCACACCCCGACTTTTTCCTCTAACGGGGGCTTATCGAGCCCACTCACCCGACCAGCCGACTATATCGCAGCTCTAGGCCAAGTGCGAATTCAAGGCCTGATAGAAATCTATTTGCACTTTTCTTGCGAAAGTAAGTCGGTATGGTATGGTAAACTTCTATTTGCTTTTGCAATCAGAAGAAGAGTTCCGTAGACAACGCCTATAAAAGACCGTTCCACGGTTCTTGGCGGCATCAGTTTGTTTCGGTTTTACGGTTTTCAACATGTTAAAGTTACTGGTATTCTCGTATCTCCTCCTAGCCGCCGGCCAAGGATGGGCCTTTAATCATGGCCAGGACTTAATCGACTTTAATTCCTATGTGGTAAGTTGACACCAAAGAGTGGTTGCGGTTTTTTCCATTTGCTTTTAGAGAAACCCTATGAATCACAGCTCTCTTGTGAATTCAAATAAACTTTCCATGATGATGACATATACTCTATTACTTTCAGGacacttttaataaaacctaTCCCACTACCTCGGCCAGAACCTTTGCCAACTACTACTTCACCTACAACCGGAATCAGGTGGCCCAGCAAAATGCTCTGGCGGATCGAAATCGCACTACCTACCGCGAGGCGGTGAATCAGTTCTCGGACATCCGGCTGATCCAGTTTGCCGCCCTCCTCCCCAGGGCAGTGAATACTCTGACCTCGCATGCCAGCTCCCCACCGGCCACCCAGGCCTCGTCTACCACCTTTGACATCATCACGGACTTTGGTTTGACCGTGAATGTGGAGGATCAGGGCGtgaactgcagcagcagctgggCCTATGCCGTTGCCAAGTCGGTGGAGATCCTGAATGCCGTACAGGCTGCCAATGTAGCACCGGCATCGCTATCTGCCCAGCAGTTGATCGACTGCGCCGGCATGGGCACCGGCTGCTCCACCCAAGTGCCCCAGGCTGCCTTGGACTTCCTCACGCAGTACTCGGACTCTTACCTATATCCGGAAGTGGACTACCCGAATAACAATACCTGGAAGTCGCAGGGCATGTGCCAGCCACCTCCGTCCGTGGGCGTAGGCGTGCGGTTGACCAATTATTCCACAATAGCCGATGGTGACGATGCCTCTCTCATGCGCTACGTGTCCAGTGGATTCCCCGTGGTGGTGGAATACAACCCGGCCACCTTCGGCTTCATGCAGTATTCCAGTGGCGTCTACGTGCAGGATACCAAGTCCCTGACCAATCCCAAGA is a window of Drosophila bipectinata strain 14024-0381.07 chromosome 2R, DbipHiC1v2, whole genome shotgun sequence DNA encoding:
- the LOC108132142 gene encoding uncharacterized protein, yielding MLKLLVFSYLLLAAGQGWAFNHGQDLIDFNSYVDTFNKTYPTTSARTFANYYFTYNRNQVAQQNALADRNRTTYREAVNQFSDIRLIQFAALLPRAVNTLTSHASSPPATQASSTTFDIITDFGLTVNVEDQGVNCSSSWAYAVAKSVEILNAVQAANVAPASLSAQQLIDCAGMGTGCSTQVPQAALDFLTQYSDSYLYPEVDYPNNNTWKSQGMCQPPPSVGVGVRLTNYSTIADGDDASLMRYVSSGFPVVVEYNPATFGFMQYSSGVYVQDTKSLTNPKSSQFLVVVGYDHDTDTNLDYWRCLNSFGTTWGEEGYIRIVRRDNQPLAKNAIFPSVIA